One Staphylococcus simiae genomic region harbors:
- the bshB2 gene encoding bacillithiol biosynthesis deacetylase BshB2 — translation MTEERHVLVIFPHPDDETFSSAGTIANYINQGVPVTYACLTLGQMGRNLGNPPFATRESLPEVREKELEDACKVIGITDLRKMGMRDKTVEFEPHDYIDNMVKSLIEETNPSLIISFYPGYAVHPDHEATADAVIRTVERMPQEERPRLTLVAFSNDAAEHLGEPDIQNDISQYKDMKIKAFEAHASQTGTFLKQLASPEFNGQQHSFLSVEPFWTYHFKS, via the coding sequence ATGACTGAAGAAAGACATGTATTAGTAATTTTCCCACATCCTGATGATGAAACCTTCTCATCTGCAGGTACAATTGCAAACTATATTAATCAAGGTGTCCCTGTGACTTACGCTTGCCTAACACTTGGACAAATGGGAAGAAATTTAGGAAATCCACCTTTTGCTACGCGTGAGTCATTACCTGAAGTTCGCGAAAAAGAACTTGAGGATGCATGCAAAGTTATAGGTATAACTGACCTAAGAAAAATGGGTATGCGAGATAAAACTGTTGAATTCGAACCACATGACTATATAGATAATATGGTAAAATCTTTAATTGAAGAGACTAATCCATCATTAATCATTTCATTTTATCCTGGTTATGCCGTTCATCCTGATCATGAAGCAACAGCTGATGCAGTTATACGTACTGTAGAACGTATGCCACAAGAAGAACGTCCAAGATTGACACTTGTTGCATTTAGTAATGATGCCGCTGAACACTTAGGTGAACCAGATATTCAAAATGATATTTCACAATATAAAGATATGAAAATTAAGGCTTTTGAAGCTCATGCGTCACAAACTGGAACATTCTTAAAACAATTAGCAAGTCCAGAATTTAACGGACAACAGCAT
- a CDS encoding YojF family protein: MLEPIQEQEVLNLLTSYENKPVYLHVETTNGAYANHFDQRVFNAGTFLRNIQVTFEHAQLKGGNKDPYRIGLKLTNGGWVYVQGLTHYEVNHNNEFLIAGFNYEGQLAATLEISERPFNL, translated from the coding sequence GTGTTGGAACCAATACAAGAACAAGAAGTGTTAAATTTATTAACTTCTTATGAAAATAAACCAGTTTATCTTCATGTTGAAACAACAAATGGTGCATATGCTAATCATTTTGACCAACGTGTTTTTAATGCCGGAACTTTTTTAAGAAATATTCAAGTGACATTTGAACATGCACAATTAAAAGGTGGTAATAAAGACCCCTATCGTATCGGCCTTAAACTAACTAATGGTGGCTGGGTATATGTTCAAGGCCTAACACATTATGAAGTAAATCATAACAATGAATTTTTAATTGCAGGATTCAATTATGAAGGTCAACTTGCTGCAACATTAGAAATCAGTGAACGACCATTCAATTTATAG
- the nagB gene encoding glucosamine-6-phosphate deaminase, producing MKVINMGTKAQASFYVACELYKEMAFKAKCNLGLATGGTMTDLYQQLSQLLNDNHLNVNHVTTFNLDEYIGLAKDHNQSYHYYMNKVLFENYPHFKEEQIFIPNGVAQNEQREAKQYEQLLKQSGPRDIQILGIGENGHIGFNEPGTAFDSQTGIVNLSKSTIEANSRYFDHPDDVPRQAISMGLSSILQAKRIILLAFGAKKKQAISNMLNLDPTTDVPATILQTHPNVEIYLDTEATPDHLLNKTVK from the coding sequence ATGAAAGTAATTAATATGGGAACGAAAGCACAAGCATCATTTTATGTAGCTTGTGAATTATATAAAGAAATGGCATTCAAAGCTAAATGCAATCTCGGTTTAGCTACTGGTGGTACAATGACAGATTTATATCAACAACTGTCACAATTATTAAATGATAATCACTTAAATGTTAATCACGTTACAACATTTAATTTAGATGAATATATTGGTTTAGCTAAAGATCATAATCAAAGTTATCACTATTATATGAATAAAGTTCTATTTGAAAATTATCCTCACTTTAAGGAAGAACAAATTTTTATTCCTAATGGTGTTGCACAAAATGAACAACGAGAAGCCAAGCAATATGAACAATTATTAAAGCAAAGTGGTCCTAGAGATATACAAATTTTAGGTATTGGTGAAAATGGACATATTGGTTTTAATGAACCTGGCACTGCTTTTGATAGTCAAACAGGTATAGTTAATTTGTCTAAAAGTACCATCGAAGCAAATAGTCGATATTTTGACCATCCAGATGATGTGCCTAGACAAGCAATTTCAATGGGTTTATCTTCAATTTTACAAGCTAAAAGAATCATATTATTAGCATTTGGTGCTAAGAAAAAACAAGCTATTAGCAATATGTTGAACTTAGATCCAACAACTGATGTGCCAGCAACTATTTTGCAAACACATCCTAATGTTGAAATTTATTTAGATACAGAGGCTACACCAGACCATTTGTTAAATAAGACAGTAAAGTAA
- the hxlA gene encoding 3-hexulose-6-phosphate synthase — protein sequence MELQLAIDLLNKEQAAELANKVKDYVDIVEIGTPIIYNEGLPAVKHMADNINDVKVLADMKIMDAADYEVSQAVKFGADVVTILGVAEDASIKAAIEEAHKNNKQLLVDMIAVQDLETRAKQLDELGADYISVHTGYDLQAEGETPLESLRTVKSVIKNSKVAVAGGIKPDTIKEIVAEEPDLVIVGGGIANADDPVAAAKLCRDAVDGK from the coding sequence ATGGAACTACAATTAGCAATTGACTTATTAAATAAAGAACAAGCAGCAGAGCTTGCAAACAAAGTAAAAGATTATGTAGATATAGTGGAAATTGGTACGCCAATTATTTATAACGAAGGTTTACCAGCTGTTAAACATATGGCTGATAATATTAATGACGTTAAAGTATTAGCTGATATGAAAATTATGGATGCAGCTGATTATGAAGTGAGCCAAGCAGTCAAATTTGGTGCAGACGTTGTTACAATCTTAGGTGTTGCTGAAGATGCTTCAATTAAAGCAGCTATCGAAGAAGCACATAAAAATAATAAACAATTACTTGTAGATATGATTGCAGTTCAAGATTTAGAAACACGCGCAAAACAATTAGACGAACTTGGTGCCGATTATATTTCAGTACACACTGGTTATGATCTACAAGCTGAAGGAGAAACACCTTTAGAAAGTTTACGTACTGTTAAATCAGTAATTAAAAATTCTAAAGTTGCAGTAGCAGGTGGTATTAAACCAGATACGATTAAAGAAATTGTAGCCGAAGAACCTGACTTAGTCATTGTCGGTGGTGGCATTGCAAACGCTGATGATCCAGTTGCAGCTGCAAAACTATGTCGTGACGCAGTAGATGGTAAATAA
- the hxlB gene encoding 6-phospho-3-hexuloisomerase, which yields MPQYNNYRLILTELEHTLEQVSDLQFKEFADQIVTANRIFVAGKGRSGFVANSFAMRLNQLGKKAYVVGESTTPSIHDNDLFLVISGSGSTEHLRLLVEKAKSLKAQVVLLTTNLDSPIGSMVDSAIELPAGTKYEAEGSKQPLGSLFEQASQLFLDSVVIGLMSALKIDETTMQQNHANLE from the coding sequence ATGCCACAATACAATAATTACCGTTTAATTCTGACAGAATTGGAACATACGTTAGAGCAAGTTAGTGATTTACAATTTAAAGAATTTGCTGATCAAATTGTTACAGCGAATCGTATTTTTGTAGCAGGTAAAGGTCGTTCAGGATTTGTTGCTAACAGTTTTGCCATGCGTTTGAATCAACTTGGTAAAAAGGCATATGTTGTTGGAGAGTCAACAACACCTTCAATTCATGACAATGACTTATTTTTAGTAATTTCGGGTTCGGGTTCTACAGAACATTTGCGCTTATTAGTAGAAAAAGCTAAATCACTAAAAGCACAAGTTGTCCTGTTAACTACGAATCTAGATTCACCCATTGGTAGTATGGTAGATAGCGCAATAGAACTACCAGCAGGTACAAAATACGAGGCAGAAGGTTCAAAACAGCCACTAGGAAGTTTATTCGAACAAGCTTCACAACTATTTTTAGATAGTGTTGTTATTGGATTAATGTCAGCACTTAAAATAGATGAAACAACAATGCAACAAAATCATGCCAATTTAGAATAA
- a CDS encoding HAD family hydrolase, whose product MKFDNFIFDFDGTLADTKKCGEIATQKAFEDMNLKVPDATEITYYMGIPIEESFIKMAHRSLSNEELNQLMTVFRQKYKDLEQHYIYEFAGITEALTSLCHKHKKIFVVSSKKSEVLERNLSAIGVQHLITEAIGSDQVTNYKPDPEGLNHIVQTYNLINCHTIYIGDTIFDIKMAQNAGISSAAVTWGSHQAKDLLHANPDYIINDPSEIITVLS is encoded by the coding sequence GTGAAATTTGATAATTTCATCTTTGACTTTGATGGTACATTAGCAGATACGAAAAAATGTGGAGAAATAGCTACACAAAAAGCCTTTGAGGATATGAATTTAAAAGTTCCTGATGCAACAGAAATAACTTATTATATGGGAATCCCAATTGAAGAATCCTTCATAAAGATGGCACATCGTAGTTTAAGTAATGAAGAATTAAATCAATTAATGACGGTTTTCCGACAAAAATATAAAGATCTTGAACAACATTATATATACGAATTTGCTGGAATCACTGAAGCACTTACATCATTATGTCATAAACATAAAAAGATATTTGTAGTATCTAGTAAAAAAAGTGAAGTATTAGAAAGAAACTTATCTGCAATAGGCGTGCAACATTTAATAACAGAAGCTATTGGATCTGACCAAGTGACAAACTATAAACCAGATCCAGAAGGTTTAAATCATATTGTTCAGACATATAATTTGATAAATTGTCATACAATATACATAGGAGATACTATTTTTGATATAAAAATGGCTCAAAATGCAGGTATTAGTTCTGCTGCTGTTACTTGGGGTTCTCACCAAGCAAAGGATTTACTACATGCCAATCCAGATTATATTATTAATGACCCTTCAGAAATTATCACAGTGTTATCGTAA